The following proteins come from a genomic window of Triticum aestivum cultivar Chinese Spring chromosome 6A, IWGSC CS RefSeq v2.1, whole genome shotgun sequence:
- the LOC123128310 gene encoding uncharacterized protein yields the protein MRPFLDAAAGMAGGAAVAAPWRRGCQCFGGGAGGRRCLRWWRALSDLGLVPASGSAWWLLWSWATATRGGMVASLLLGFYTAARRFRLQRRLASPPASARLQGKPLSGNDTCVSIAT from the exons ATGCGGCCTTTCCTGGATGCGGCGGCGGGGATGGCTGGCGGTGCCGCGGTGGCTGCACCCTGGCGGCGCGGCTGCCAGTGCtttggcggcggggctggcgggaGGAGGTGTCTCCGGTGGTGGCGTGCTTTGTCGGACCTAGGCTTGGTCCCGGCGAGCGGCTCGGCGTGGTGGCTGCTCTGGTCGTGGGCTACGGCGACGCGGGGTGGTATGGTGGCCTCCCTGCTGCTTGGTTTCTACACGGCAGCTCGGCGGTTCCGGCTGCAGCGACGGTTGGCTTCTCCGCCGGCGTCGGCTCGTTTGCAG GGTAAACCATTGAGtggcaatgatacatgtgtgtccaTTGCAACTTAG
- the LOC123128312 gene encoding uncharacterized protein, giving the protein MDDVQRKEALLLAVGVLTGGAADFAIAMPKEALRAAARHLAQLALDIAACADASGFDTSDLRAAAKALLQAEAGSRSDAISDLVRECLRLDGIVAMRDAAAADDLRRGVLDVALAGGTLLRLRVLPARGLDFLLAAAEGGAGGEVPEADADARAAQAELAREREAELRRKREAELKREAHEPTTAATTWWRRLACRFSSARATGSWWRLASWFPKETSGVNEDDPEAPLIARRQPDPSPGPGPSPSPSDCSPPWGNWLTIQTFSLGGSLCLLPYMGPAALLSDAAHYDNDYRWWVQLAFQIWWCLVIVGVPCALCCRSRIERIYARISAHLGMLGMYIFLSSSCLTATNEDCLFGSNGFVTVKTGITVNALFFCHWMLAAVATKLMKIFLGGAVAYFLFYWIRCCWVGEI; this is encoded by the exons ATGGACGACGTGCAGCGGAAGGAGGCGCTGCTCCTCGCGGTGGGGGTCCTGACGGGAGGCGCCGCGGATTTCGCCATCGCCATGCCCAAGGAAGCCCTGCGCGCCGCAGCCAGGCACCTGGCCCAGCTTGCTCTAGATATAGCAGCTTGTGCAGATGCCTCTGGCTTCGACACCTCCGACCTGCGCGCCGCCGCCAAGGCGCTGTTGCAGGCAGAGGCGGGCAGCAGGTCAGACGCCATCAGCGACCTGGTACGAGAGTGCCTCAGGTTGGACGGGATAGTGGCCATGCGAGATGCGGCTGCCGCGGACGACCTCCGGCGAGGCGTCCTGGACGTGGCACTGGCCGGGGGGACCCTGCTCCGTCTCCGCGTCCTCCCCGCGCGCGGGTTGGACTTcttgctcgccgccgccgaggGCGGCGCGGGGGGCGAGGTCCCCGAGGCTGATGCGGACGCCCGCGCAGCGCAGGCGGAGctcgcgagggagagggaggcggagcTCCGGAGGAAGAGGGAGGCCGAGCTCAAGAGGGAGGCCCATGAGCCCACCACGGCGGCGACGACATGGTGGCGGCGGCTCGCGTGTCGGTTCTCCAGCGCGAGGGCGACGGGATCCTGGTGGCGGCTCGCCAGTTGGTTCCCCAAGGAGACGAGCGGCGTCAACGAGGATGACCCCGAAGCTCCGCTGATAGCACGCAGGCAGCCTGACCCCAGCCCCGGCCCCGGCCCCAGCCCCTCCCCCTCG GACTGCTCGCCGCCATGGGGCAACTGGCTCACCATCCAGACCTTCTCACTCGGCGGGTCCCTGTGCCTGCTCCCTTACATGGGTCCGGCTGCGCTGCTGAGTGACGCTGCCCACTATGATAATGATTACAGATGGTGGGTTCAGCTTGCTTTTCAGATATGGTGGTGCCTGGTTATCGTGGGCGTGCCCTGCGCCTTGTGTTGCCGGTCAAGGATCGAGCGAATCTACGCCCGTATTTCCGCCCACCTCGGAATGCTGGGTATGTAtattttcctctcctcttcttgtCTCACTGCCACAAATGAAGATTGTTTGTTTGGGAGTAATGGTTTTGTTACTGTTAAAACTGGTATTACTGTGAACGCCCTTTTCTTCTGTCATTGGATGCTGGCCGCCGTTGCCACGAAGCTGATGAAGATCTTTCTGGGTGGTGCCGTTGCCTATTTCCTGTTCTATTGGATACGG TGTTGTTGGGTGGGAGAGATCTGA